Proteins found in one Anopheles aquasalis chromosome 3, idAnoAquaMG_Q_19, whole genome shotgun sequence genomic segment:
- the LOC126579176 gene encoding calcium-binding mitochondrial carrier protein SCaMC-2 isoform X4, whose product MDTLDSDFYVELVIKYLDIGEDLNVPDDFTQSEMQTGMWWRHLAAGGIAGAVSRTCTAPLDRLKVFLQVQSSKQRISDCLQYMLKEGGVRSLWRGNLINVLKIAPESAIKFAAYEQVKRLIRGKDKRQMTIYERFVAGACAGGVSQTVIYPMEVLKTRLALRKTGEYSSIVDAATKIYRREGLRSFYRGYIPNMLGIIPYAGIDLAVYETLKKKYLSHHETEQPSFWLLLACGSASSTLGQVCSYPLALVRTRLQAQAVTIGPNPDGSVSVPPNMTNVFKRIIQTEGPVGLYRGITPNFIKVLPAVSISYVVYEYTSRALGVNMT is encoded by the exons ATGGATACGCTGGATAGTGACTTCTATGTGGAGCTTGTGATCAAG TACTTGGATATCGGTGAGGATCTAAATGTACCTGATGACTTCACGCAAAGCGAAATGCAAACCGGGATGTGGTGGCGCCATCTGGCTGCCGGTGGTATTGCCGGAGCGGTTTCACGGACATGTACCGCTCCCCTCGATCGGCTGAAAGTGTTCCTGCAG GTGCAATCATCGAAACAGCGAATCTCAGACTGCCTGCAGTACATGCTGAAGGAGGGTGGTGTGCGGAGCCTGTGGCGCGGTAATCTGATCAATGTGCTCAAGATCGCGCCCGAAAGTGCGATCAAGTTTGCGGCCTATGAGCAGGTGAAGCGCCTCATCCGGGGCAAGGATAAGCGCCAGATGACGATCTACGAGCGGTTCGTGGCGGGTGCGTGCGCTGGCGGTGTCAGCCAAACGGTGATCTACCCGATGGAAGTATTAAAAACGCGGCTCGCGCTCCGAAAGACGGGCGAGTACAGTAGCATCGTTGATGCGGCGACCAAGATCTACCGGCGGGAGGGGCTACGGTCCTTCTATCGCGGCTACATTCCAAACATGCTCGGCATCATCCCGTACGCCGGCATCGATCTGGCGGTGTACGAGACGCTAAAGAAGAAGTACCTTAGCCATCACGAGACGGAACAGCCCAGcttctggttgctgctggcgtgcGGCAGTGCCTCCAGTACGCTCGGTCAGGTGTGTTCTTATCCGCTGGCCCTCGTCCGGACGCGATTGCAAGCGCAAG CCGTCACGATTGGCCCGAACCCGGATGGAAGTGTCTCGGTGCCACCGAACATGACCAATGTATTTAAGCGAATAATACAGACGGAAGGTCCTGTCGGTCTGTACCGGGGCATCACGCCAAACTTCATCAAAGTATTACCGGCCGTCTCGATCAGTTACGTCGTGTACGAGTATACGAGCCGTGCCCTCGGCGTCAACATGACGTGA
- the LOC126579176 gene encoding calcium-binding mitochondrial carrier protein SCaMC-2 isoform X3: protein MALEQSAATIPAVSGDMLEDYFLLLKELLSRYLDIGEDLNVPDDFTQSEMQTGMWWRHLAAGGIAGAVSRTCTAPLDRLKVFLQVQSSKQRISDCLQYMLKEGGVRSLWRGNLINVLKIAPESAIKFAAYEQVKRLIRGKDKRQMTIYERFVAGACAGGVSQTVIYPMEVLKTRLALRKTGEYSSIVDAATKIYRREGLRSFYRGYIPNMLGIIPYAGIDLAVYETLKKKYLSHHETEQPSFWLLLACGSASSTLGQVCSYPLALVRTRLQAQAVTIGPNPDGSVSVPPNMTNVFKRIIQTEGPVGLYRGITPNFIKVLPAVSISYVVYEYTSRALGVNMT, encoded by the exons ATGGCCCTCGAGCAGAGCGCAGCGACGATTCCCGCCGTGAGCGGTGATATGCTGGAGGATTACTTTCTGCTTTTGAAAGAGCTACTGTCACGG TACTTGGATATCGGTGAGGATCTAAATGTACCTGATGACTTCACGCAAAGCGAAATGCAAACCGGGATGTGGTGGCGCCATCTGGCTGCCGGTGGTATTGCCGGAGCGGTTTCACGGACATGTACCGCTCCCCTCGATCGGCTGAAAGTGTTCCTGCAG GTGCAATCATCGAAACAGCGAATCTCAGACTGCCTGCAGTACATGCTGAAGGAGGGTGGTGTGCGGAGCCTGTGGCGCGGTAATCTGATCAATGTGCTCAAGATCGCGCCCGAAAGTGCGATCAAGTTTGCGGCCTATGAGCAGGTGAAGCGCCTCATCCGGGGCAAGGATAAGCGCCAGATGACGATCTACGAGCGGTTCGTGGCGGGTGCGTGCGCTGGCGGTGTCAGCCAAACGGTGATCTACCCGATGGAAGTATTAAAAACGCGGCTCGCGCTCCGAAAGACGGGCGAGTACAGTAGCATCGTTGATGCGGCGACCAAGATCTACCGGCGGGAGGGGCTACGGTCCTTCTATCGCGGCTACATTCCAAACATGCTCGGCATCATCCCGTACGCCGGCATCGATCTGGCGGTGTACGAGACGCTAAAGAAGAAGTACCTTAGCCATCACGAGACGGAACAGCCCAGcttctggttgctgctggcgtgcGGCAGTGCCTCCAGTACGCTCGGTCAGGTGTGTTCTTATCCGCTGGCCCTCGTCCGGACGCGATTGCAAGCGCAAG CCGTCACGATTGGCCCGAACCCGGATGGAAGTGTCTCGGTGCCACCGAACATGACCAATGTATTTAAGCGAATAATACAGACGGAAGGTCCTGTCGGTCTGTACCGGGGCATCACGCCAAACTTCATCAAAGTATTACCGGCCGTCTCGATCAGTTACGTCGTGTACGAGTATACGAGCCGTGCCCTCGGCGTCAACATGACGTGA